A stretch of the Bdellovibrio sp. 22V genome encodes the following:
- a CDS encoding sigma-54 dependent transcriptional regulator, which yields MRILIVDDETLVRKTMQSQIAEPHRVFLADGIDEAMEVMDKQLIDLVFTDLSLDDSSDRIGLQLIQEIAKNYPTTVVVAMTGHDEAHLVEACMKAGAVDYLVKPFDAKTLAQVLRKAPVLHRLLRRNQTLKHQAGSKLVTHINLYTKSPAFKAVLDTAKKIRGSGQSILIRGESGSGKEIMAQYLWSLESDNSRPFIAVNCGAIPSHLAESELFGHKKGAFTGATETRAGKFESADGGDIFLDELATLSMDLQVKLLRVLSSGDIYPVGQDIGRKVQCRTIAATNENLEELIKEKKFREDLFFRIKNFTITLPPLRERKEDILDLANEFLRNGNYRDKYLSPAAETLLLNYAWPGNIRELKSAIEVACVLVEGNEIQPPDLTPHLVQSAPVYEDVIKSHSLDEIDEKALEGRYSHVVSEFELKLIDFALKKKGSESAAARYLGVPRSTLGDIRRRLQGIKK from the coding sequence ATGCGGATTCTTATTGTCGATGACGAAACTTTAGTACGTAAGACTATGCAATCACAAATCGCCGAACCGCACAGAGTTTTTCTTGCTGACGGAATCGATGAAGCGATGGAGGTCATGGACAAACAACTGATTGATCTCGTATTTACGGATCTTTCTCTGGATGATTCATCGGACCGCATCGGTTTGCAGTTGATTCAAGAAATCGCTAAGAACTATCCGACGACAGTGGTTGTCGCAATGACCGGTCATGATGAAGCGCACTTGGTTGAAGCTTGCATGAAGGCCGGAGCAGTTGATTACCTTGTGAAACCTTTTGACGCCAAAACTTTGGCGCAGGTTCTGCGTAAAGCACCGGTGCTGCATCGACTTTTGCGTCGTAATCAAACGTTGAAACATCAAGCAGGTTCCAAGCTTGTAACGCATATTAATCTCTATACGAAGTCGCCGGCTTTCAAAGCGGTTTTGGATACGGCAAAAAAAATTCGCGGCAGCGGGCAGTCGATTTTGATTCGCGGTGAAAGCGGGTCGGGTAAAGAAATCATGGCGCAATACCTGTGGAGCCTTGAAAGCGACAACTCCCGACCATTCATCGCTGTGAACTGCGGTGCGATTCCTTCCCATTTGGCAGAGTCCGAACTTTTCGGTCATAAAAAAGGTGCTTTTACTGGAGCAACGGAAACCCGCGCCGGTAAATTTGAAAGCGCCGATGGCGGCGATATTTTCCTGGATGAGTTGGCGACTCTTAGCATGGATTTGCAAGTGAAGCTTTTACGTGTTCTTAGCAGTGGCGATATTTATCCCGTAGGGCAAGATATCGGGCGTAAGGTTCAGTGTCGCACGATTGCTGCCACCAATGAAAATCTGGAAGAACTCATTAAAGAAAAGAAATTCAGAGAAGATTTATTCTTTAGAATTAAAAATTTCACAATCACGTTGCCGCCGCTTCGTGAGCGCAAAGAGGACATCTTGGATCTCGCCAATGAGTTTCTTCGCAACGGCAACTATCGTGATAAATATTTAAGTCCTGCTGCAGAGACCTTGTTGCTAAACTATGCGTGGCCCGGAAATATCCGCGAACTCAAGTCAGCGATCGAGGTTGCATGCGTTCTGGTCGAGGGAAATGAGATTCAACCTCCCGACCTGACTCCGCATCTTGTCCAGTCTGCGCCGGTGTATGAGGACGTTATTAAGAGCCATTCCCTTGATGAGATTGACGAAAAAGCGCTTGAAGGACGTTACAGTCATGTCGTGTCTGAATTCGAATTGAAGCTTATTGATTTTGCCCTTAAAAAGAAAGGTTCCGAGTCTGCAGCGGCTCGCTATCTGGGAGTGCCTCGCAGTACATTGGGAGATATTCGCCGACGCCTGCAAGGAATTAAAAAATAA
- a CDS encoding class I SAM-dependent methyltransferase, with protein MKAQYQTFINNHEVTIAGNETFNNVLALNGLCERDAVRYLQMVVHDFYPQTFRMTALDLGAGRGVTAMTLAELGFNVVAYDMYRNSIAILQRIALQQDLNISFGMGGILHLESLNKKFDLINDCEGLTNLVKPEDRARYLEGVKNSLAEHGKFVMTVQVQSTQYTPEEGFESVRLDENHVLWRETPECDVPGVVEMNGKYWTAQKRICPADEIRREVMAAGYTILSDDLEILPGNNPAILRLVLTSTLGC; from the coding sequence ATGAAAGCGCAATATCAAACATTCATTAACAATCATGAAGTGACTATCGCAGGCAATGAGACCTTCAACAACGTTCTTGCTCTCAATGGTTTGTGCGAACGCGATGCCGTGAGATATCTGCAAATGGTCGTGCATGATTTCTACCCACAAACTTTCCGAATGACAGCTTTGGATTTAGGAGCGGGTCGCGGAGTTACCGCCATGACTTTGGCGGAACTTGGTTTCAATGTGGTGGCTTATGACATGTACAGAAACTCTATCGCCATCTTGCAAAGAATCGCTTTGCAGCAGGATTTGAATATCTCTTTCGGCATGGGGGGTATTTTGCACCTCGAGTCTTTAAATAAGAAGTTTGATCTTATCAATGACTGCGAAGGATTGACGAATCTTGTGAAGCCAGAAGATCGCGCTCGCTATCTTGAAGGTGTCAAAAATTCTTTGGCTGAGCACGGGAAATTCGTCATGACTGTGCAGGTTCAAAGCACTCAGTACACTCCCGAGGAGGGTTTTGAATCCGTGCGCCTGGATGAAAATCACGTCTTATGGAGAGAAACTCCCGAGTGTGACGTCCCTGGAGTCGTTGAAATGAACGGCAAATATTGGACGGCCCAAAAAAGAATCTGCCCCGCAGATGAAATCCGTCGCGAAGTGATGGCGGCAGGTTATACGATTCTTTCCGATGATTTGGAAATCCTTCCCGGTAACAATCCAGCCATTCTAAGACTTGTTCTTACTAGCACCCTCGGGTGCTAG
- a CDS encoding beta-propeller fold lactonase family protein — MNHKLLLSLTLLLAGCSNGSGGLNPQPNPAQFVYVLNSAENSISQFKVKASGELAAIAPAVATEDYPRIMVMDKVHNTVYTANLGSSSISQFTISANGSLKPLAPSVSVGAIPEGLVIGPGSRYVYSLNASDNTISQYTVATDGALTLKATIPHADGPVAMAFSPSGGFAYVVNDAIDEISQYAVDSDGSLTALNPATVASSGCPSGPIASATSQNGSEHVYVLSCITDEVEVFAIADDGTLSSQQTIKTGVMPSGFAISGSNMYVTNVGDATVSMYGIQADGTLQALLQPTVSAGIQPESVAVNTTGSFAYVLDSAEDKIISFARNLTGELSPSTKGTAVSGAGSIQIVVK; from the coding sequence ATGAACCACAAATTATTATTGTCACTGACACTTTTGCTTGCAGGTTGTTCGAATGGATCGGGCGGATTAAATCCGCAACCAAACCCAGCGCAATTCGTATATGTCTTAAATTCGGCGGAAAATTCGATCAGTCAATTCAAAGTCAAAGCCAGCGGGGAGCTTGCAGCGATCGCGCCTGCCGTGGCGACAGAAGATTATCCGCGTATCATGGTGATGGATAAAGTTCATAACACGGTTTACACCGCAAATCTGGGAAGCAGTTCGATCTCACAGTTCACCATCTCTGCAAATGGAAGTTTAAAACCCCTTGCGCCTTCCGTGAGTGTCGGCGCGATTCCCGAAGGACTTGTGATCGGACCGGGCAGCCGGTACGTCTATTCATTAAATGCTTCGGATAATACGATTTCGCAATACACGGTGGCCACCGACGGCGCTTTGACTTTAAAGGCGACAATTCCTCATGCAGACGGACCTGTCGCGATGGCGTTTTCGCCTTCGGGCGGCTTCGCTTATGTTGTGAACGATGCCATCGATGAAATTTCCCAGTATGCCGTCGACAGTGACGGTTCATTGACGGCGTTAAATCCCGCGACAGTGGCATCTTCGGGATGTCCTTCGGGACCGATTGCTTCAGCGACATCTCAAAATGGAAGCGAGCATGTTTATGTTCTTAGCTGCATAACGGATGAAGTCGAAGTGTTCGCGATCGCGGACGATGGGACGTTGTCTTCACAACAAACGATTAAAACGGGAGTGATGCCATCGGGCTTTGCGATCTCGGGTTCTAATATGTATGTAACGAACGTGGGGGACGCGACCGTTTCAATGTATGGCATTCAAGCGGATGGCACGTTGCAAGCTTTGCTGCAACCGACCGTGAGTGCCGGCATACAGCCTGAGTCTGTCGCCGTCAATACAACGGGAAGTTTCGCTTATGTACTCGATTCAGCAGAAGATAAAATTATTTCTTTCGCAAGAAACTTGACTGGAGAGCTAAGCCCTTCGACCAAAGGAACGGCCGTGTCGGGAGCGGGTTCGATTCAGATCGTCGTAAAATAA
- a CDS encoding LysR family transcriptional regulator — MLEPNIYHLKYFKTAAELQSIAAAAKKLGISQPAISQAIRKLEEALDCDLLIHTRNRFKLTEEGKILLEKSTTLLEQVDNLRADLRGKKSEVSGPLRIATSPEVAHYLFPSALKELQKELPKVRPSFEFGSTQEILNLVKSGEAEFGLVIDDGRMTGLEKKLLRKGHFHCIRSSRETATDATRFLVTRESPGLFELEKIFKEQYKKNVEIAVEVESWEVIAHYASLGLGTGLVPDFVAENHLGVKVSKTLWASKIEYRIYLVHKGMHQLSKAAQNFIRILQQNF, encoded by the coding sequence ATGCTCGAACCCAATATTTACCACCTCAAATACTTTAAAACCGCAGCAGAGCTCCAGAGTATCGCCGCAGCGGCGAAAAAACTGGGGATCAGCCAGCCCGCGATCAGTCAGGCCATTCGGAAACTCGAAGAAGCTTTGGATTGTGACCTTCTTATTCACACGCGGAACCGTTTCAAATTGACGGAAGAAGGGAAAATTTTACTCGAAAAATCCACCACCCTGCTCGAACAGGTCGATAACTTGCGCGCGGATCTTCGCGGAAAAAAGTCCGAAGTCTCGGGTCCCTTGCGTATTGCCACTTCTCCCGAAGTAGCTCATTACCTTTTTCCGTCGGCTTTAAAAGAACTGCAAAAAGAACTTCCCAAAGTGCGTCCCTCATTTGAGTTTGGCTCAACTCAAGAAATCTTAAACCTCGTTAAGTCTGGAGAAGCCGAATTCGGCCTTGTGATAGATGATGGCCGCATGACGGGACTGGAAAAGAAACTTCTTCGCAAAGGACACTTTCATTGTATTCGGAGTTCCCGTGAGACCGCGACAGACGCTACTCGCTTTCTCGTAACCCGCGAAAGCCCGGGTCTCTTTGAGTTGGAAAAGATTTTTAAAGAACAATATAAAAAGAACGTTGAGATCGCTGTTGAAGTTGAAAGCTGGGAAGTTATTGCTCATTACGCTAGCCTGGGACTGGGAACAGGTCTTGTTCCCGATTTCGTAGCTGAAAATCATCTCGGTGTAAAAGTCAGTAAAACTCTGTGGGCTTCGAAAATAGAATATCGAATCTATCTCGTTCACAAAGGCATGCATCAGTTGTCAAAGGCGGCACAAAACTTTATCAGAATTCTCCAGCAAAACTTTTAG
- a CDS encoding zinc ribbon domain-containing protein YjdM produces MSNESKCPQCSSENIYQDGNLWVCPECGHEWSAHASANSEETSEPAEHVIKDANGNILQDGDTVVVIKDLKVKGSSSVVKVGTKVKNIRLADAGDGHDISCKIDGFGAMNLKSEFVKKA; encoded by the coding sequence ATGAGTAACGAATCTAAATGCCCTCAATGCAGTTCTGAAAATATTTACCAAGACGGCAACCTTTGGGTCTGCCCTGAATGCGGTCACGAGTGGAGCGCTCATGCTTCAGCGAATTCCGAAGAAACTTCTGAGCCTGCAGAGCACGTTATTAAAGATGCCAATGGCAATATTCTGCAAGACGGCGACACTGTCGTCGTGATCAAGGATCTAAAGGTTAAAGGTTCCTCGTCCGTCGTAAAAGTCGGAACAAAGGTTAAAAACATTCGCCTGGCAGATGCAGGCGATGGGCATGACATTTCCTGTAAGATCGATGGCTTTGGAGCCATGAATCTCAAGTCTGAATTCGTCAAGAAGGCTTAG
- a CDS encoding group II truncated hemoglobin has protein sequence MDQEKTPYELLGGEAVLRKLTQRFYEVMDTLPEVKPLRDMHPGNLQGSEEKLFMFLSGWLGGPSLFQEKYGHPRLRARHMPFEIGKSERDQWMLCMVHAFDDLQVQEPLRSELLHSLLRLADHMRNQQEPT, from the coding sequence ATGGATCAGGAAAAGACTCCTTATGAACTTCTTGGTGGAGAAGCCGTTTTAAGAAAACTCACCCAACGTTTTTATGAAGTGATGGACACTTTGCCTGAAGTGAAACCGCTGCGTGATATGCATCCAGGTAACTTGCAGGGCTCGGAAGAAAAGCTTTTTATGTTTTTATCAGGATGGTTAGGCGGTCCGAGTTTGTTTCAAGAGAAATACGGCCATCCGCGTTTACGTGCGCGCCATATGCCTTTTGAGATCGGAAAGTCGGAAAGAGATCAATGGATGTTGTGTATGGTTCACGCTTTCGACGATCTGCAAGTTCAAGAACCTCTGCGTTCTGAGCTTTTGCATTCGTTGTTGAGGCTTGCTGATCACATGCGCAATCAGCAAGAGCCTACTTAG
- a CDS encoding HTTM domain-containing protein — MKLKTITNSLHDFFFKPAPVHTVALLRVALGIILLFNWISIWDNLEFFWGVDGVMSLKTAIKYGHSYRFNLFELLPNKESVPVFLALLNLVGVVGMLFGFFTRTSIAITLFTLLSFHNRNIFVLNSSDVVIRNFLFLLLLSRSGDWLSLDRWLLRLRGLAPEIPEDKAPWALRLMQLQICVIYIATVMFKLKGAAWVDGTAVYIATRLDEFVRVPLGLLNHLAVIKFLTWSTLAVELSLGTLIWVRELRYWVLLAGVGLHLGIEITMNIPLFEWVMIATMISMVPAEDVKKVVEGFRWRLPLRLSRRKALSV; from the coding sequence ATGAAGCTAAAAACGATCACTAATTCCCTTCATGATTTCTTTTTTAAACCGGCGCCGGTTCATACCGTGGCTCTTCTGCGCGTGGCTTTAGGGATTATTTTACTTTTTAACTGGATTTCGATCTGGGACAATCTGGAATTTTTCTGGGGCGTCGACGGAGTCATGTCACTTAAGACCGCTATTAAGTACGGACATTCTTATCGTTTTAATCTGTTCGAGCTTCTTCCCAATAAAGAAAGCGTTCCGGTTTTCCTCGCGCTTCTGAATCTTGTCGGCGTTGTCGGAATGCTCTTTGGCTTCTTCACCAGAACGTCGATTGCCATCACGCTCTTTACTTTGCTCTCGTTCCATAACAGAAATATTTTTGTTCTTAATAGCTCTGACGTGGTTATCAGAAATTTTCTTTTCTTGCTGCTTCTTTCCCGCTCGGGAGATTGGCTGTCGCTGGACCGCTGGCTTCTTCGTCTGCGCGGCCTGGCTCCGGAAATTCCTGAAGATAAAGCGCCGTGGGCTCTGCGCCTTATGCAGCTCCAAATCTGTGTTATTTATATTGCGACCGTGATGTTTAAACTTAAAGGAGCTGCGTGGGTGGACGGCACAGCTGTTTACATCGCCACCCGTCTGGATGAGTTCGTTCGCGTTCCGCTCGGTTTATTGAATCACCTGGCCGTGATCAAATTTTTGACGTGGTCGACCTTAGCGGTGGAGCTGTCTTTAGGAACATTGATCTGGGTTCGCGAGCTTCGTTACTGGGTATTGCTCGCCGGTGTCGGTCTGCATCTTGGAATCGAAATCACTATGAACATTCCCCTGTTCGAGTGGGTGATGATTGCTACGATGATTTCAATGGTACCTGCTGAGGACGTTAAAAAAGTCGTGGAGGGTTTCCGCTGGCGTCTTCCGCTGCGACTAAGCCGACGCAAAGCTTTGAGCGTTTAG